A window of the Synechococcus sp. JA-3-3Ab genome harbors these coding sequences:
- a CDS encoding DUF4394 domain-containing protein, with protein MRKHLQCVAVSVAAGSLALLGCSNSNASPMAMIPSQADLVALGSGNRLTFIRSTDASVQGSLTVTGVSGSLIGIDVRPANRLLYGLTDANILYTINLQTGAATVASTLSVPFTAGTLSGIDFNPVPDRLRLVGANGQNFRINVDTGEVIQDRPLAFGPMELQGSRPAVTAAAYTNNVAGTQSTRLLNIDGERNLLLFQNPPNEGVQMPIGPLGVNFGPVGGFDIRTVGGVDTGFAIGGSTLYRIDLNTGRATSVGTLPGGPFFGLAAF; from the coding sequence ATGCGCAAGCACCTGCAGTGTGTGGCCGTATCTGTGGCAGCCGGTAGCTTAGCTCTGCTGGGCTGCAGCAACAGCAATGCTTCTCCGATGGCGATGATCCCCTCCCAAGCAGATTTGGTGGCCCTGGGCAGCGGCAACCGCCTCACCTTCATCCGCTCCACCGATGCCTCGGTACAGGGATCCCTGACGGTGACGGGGGTGAGTGGTAGTTTGATCGGTATTGATGTGCGTCCTGCCAATCGCCTGCTCTACGGCCTCACCGACGCCAACATCCTCTACACCATTAACTTGCAGACCGGCGCCGCTACGGTGGCCAGTACCCTGTCGGTTCCCTTTACGGCGGGTACGCTGTCCGGCATAGATTTCAACCCCGTTCCGGATCGGCTGCGCCTGGTGGGAGCCAACGGCCAGAACTTCCGCATCAATGTGGACACGGGCGAAGTGATCCAAGATAGACCTTTGGCCTTTGGCCCAATGGAACTGCAGGGATCCCGACCGGCTGTTACCGCCGCCGCCTACACCAACAACGTGGCCGGCACCCAATCCACACGGCTGTTGAACATCGACGGCGAGCGCAACCTGCTGCTGTTCCAGAATCCGCCCAACGAGGGGGTGCAAATGCCGATTGGCCCCCTGGGCGTGAACTTCGGCCCGGTGGGCGGGTTTGACATCCGCACGGTCGGCGGGGTGGATACCGGCTTTGCCATCGGCGGCTCCACCCTGTATCGAATTGACCTGAATACAGGTCGCGCCACCTCTGTGGGCACGCTGCCGGGTGGGCCGTTCTTTGGCTTGGCTGCCTTCTAG
- a CDS encoding ABC transporter permease codes for MLRYLQVLWLFWSTSVAAEMEYRANFVFASLSSLGGLGSALFGLSLFYQQGHRLGGWSWPEALIVLGVFTILQGVSASLFNVNLNRIVQQVQEGTLDFVLLKPISSQFWLSTRVFSPWGLVDIGCGLLLILYAGIQLRLPAWAYVLGLVPLLLGLVILYSLWFMLGATSIWFVKIYNVTEVLRGLVEAGRFPLVAYPVAYRLFFTFVVPVAFLTTVPAEALLGRIQWPWLVGSALLAAGLLWGSHLFWRFALRFYTSASS; via the coding sequence GTGCTGCGCTATTTGCAGGTGTTGTGGTTGTTTTGGAGCACTTCTGTAGCTGCAGAAATGGAGTACCGGGCCAATTTTGTCTTTGCCAGCCTCAGCAGCTTGGGCGGCCTGGGGTCAGCTTTGTTTGGGCTGTCGCTGTTCTACCAGCAGGGGCACCGCCTGGGGGGCTGGAGCTGGCCGGAGGCGCTCATCGTCTTGGGGGTGTTCACCATTTTGCAGGGGGTGTCGGCCAGCCTTTTTAACGTCAACTTAAACCGCATCGTGCAACAAGTTCAGGAAGGCACCCTGGATTTTGTGTTGCTCAAGCCCATCAGCAGTCAGTTTTGGCTGTCAACGCGGGTGTTTTCTCCCTGGGGCCTGGTGGATATTGGCTGTGGCCTGTTGTTGATTCTCTACGCCGGGATCCAGTTGCGGCTGCCGGCCTGGGCCTATGTTCTGGGTCTAGTGCCCCTTTTGCTGGGGTTGGTCATCCTCTACAGCCTCTGGTTTATGCTGGGGGCCACCAGCATCTGGTTTGTCAAGATCTACAACGTCACCGAGGTGTTGCGGGGCTTGGTGGAGGCGGGGCGATTCCCGCTGGTGGCCTATCCGGTGGCCTATCGGTTGTTTTTTACCTTCGTCGTGCCGGTGGCTTTCTTGACCACCGTGCCGGCAGAAGCCTTGCTGGGTCGGATCCAGTGGCCCTGGCTTGTGGGATCCGCCCTGCTGGCGGCGGGGCTGCTGTGGGGATCCCATTTGTTCTGGCGCTTTGCCCTGCGCTTTTACACCAGCGCCTCTAGTTAA
- a CDS encoding class I SAM-dependent methyltransferase — translation MTPTPPALSGYWQNGFDLEAHLGSFLGLKAAELREKLRLGQQQLAELGRRDFIWDQAEIFYRDRVGSAYLLDLAAWHLSSTDYIGDTLRLVADHARGRVLDFGGGIGTHAIGAALCPAVEQVIFWDINPIHRQFVQLRAEKLGLSERIHCPDTFPEGIRFDTVICFDVVEHLPDPAAQLRQFDDWLQPAGKLLINWYFFKGFKGEFPFHLDDSQRIEEFFQVLQSHFLEVFHPYLITARCYRKWNER, via the coding sequence GTGACTCCCACTCCCCCTGCCCTGAGCGGCTACTGGCAAAATGGCTTCGACCTGGAAGCTCACTTGGGATCCTTTCTCGGCCTCAAGGCCGCCGAGCTGCGGGAGAAGCTGCGGCTTGGCCAGCAACAGTTGGCAGAGCTGGGCCGGCGCGACTTCATCTGGGATCAGGCGGAGATCTTTTACCGGGATCGGGTGGGATCCGCCTATTTGCTGGACTTGGCAGCTTGGCACCTGAGCAGCACCGACTACATCGGCGATACCCTGCGCCTGGTGGCCGACCATGCCCGTGGGCGGGTGTTGGATTTTGGCGGCGGCATCGGCACCCACGCCATTGGGGCGGCCCTCTGCCCGGCGGTGGAGCAGGTGATCTTCTGGGATATCAACCCCATCCATCGGCAGTTTGTGCAACTGCGGGCGGAAAAGCTGGGCCTAAGCGAACGCATCCACTGTCCAGACACCTTCCCGGAAGGGATCCGTTTTGACACCGTCATCTGCTTCGATGTGGTGGAACATTTGCCGGATCCGGCGGCGCAGTTGCGGCAATTTGACGACTGGCTCCAGCCGGCAGGTAAGCTCTTGATTAACTGGTATTTTTTCAAGGGGTTTAAAGGCGAATTTCCCTTTCATCTCGACGATTCACAGCGGATCGAGGAGTTCTTTCAGGTGTTACAAAGCCATTTCTTAGAAGTGTTTCACCCCTATTTGATTACTGCCCGCTGCTACCGCAAGTGGAATGAACGCTGA
- a CDS encoding FHA domain-containing protein, which produces MSMSAPAAQPSPPHLVLIFTDRMGRRGVVLDKIYYSVGRAASNHIRLYDSCVSREHALIIRIPEENRAGYGYMIFDGSSASRRSTNGLFVNGKRVLSHRLQLLDKIGFGPNVTAIVESTDRLSPETLAALLRPPALGDNVTPTGSQRETLKETPRENDDFTAA; this is translated from the coding sequence ATGAGCATGAGCGCTCCTGCTGCCCAACCCAGCCCTCCTCACTTGGTCTTGATCTTCACGGATCGGATGGGTCGGCGCGGCGTTGTCTTAGACAAGATTTACTACTCGGTGGGCCGGGCAGCCAGCAACCACATCCGCCTCTACGACTCTTGTGTTTCCCGCGAACACGCCCTGATCATCCGCATCCCGGAAGAGAACCGGGCTGGGTACGGCTATATGATCTTTGACGGCAGTTCCGCATCCCGCCGCAGCACCAATGGTTTGTTCGTCAACGGCAAGCGGGTTTTGTCTCATCGGCTACAGCTTTTGGACAAGATAGGGTTTGGGCCCAATGTAACCGCCATCGTGGAGAGCACCGACCGCCTCAGCCCGGAGACGCTGGCAGCCCTGTTGAGGCCGCCGGCCCTCGGCGACAATGTAACCCCAACCGGATCCCAGAGAGAAACCTTGAAAGAGACGCCCAGAGAGAACGACGACTTCACCGCCGCTTGA
- a CDS encoding RNA-guided endonuclease InsQ/TnpB family protein, translating to MPVVLHRPLPEGFVPKTCTVVRKADGWYVCITLEDKSVPLPEPVPVKRAVGIDVGLDRFLTTSDGEVVPIPRYYRQAQKHLARQQRQLSRKVKGSANWKRQATKVACLQLHVARQRKAFHYQVAHWLVGQYDLLVVEDLNVRGLARTRLAKSILDAAWGQFLDILTAVAVKRGKQVLRVDPPGTSQNCCVCEERVPKTLSERVHDCPRCGSWDRDLNAAIEILKRGLRAVGLPLSGCGGSWFTSPLKQQLREVILGSSRLQPVRA from the coding sequence ATGCCTGTGGTGCTGCACCGCCCCTTGCCAGAGGGGTTCGTGCCCAAAACCTGCACAGTGGTGCGCAAGGCCGATGGGTGGTATGTCTGCATTACTTTGGAGGACAAAAGCGTTCCTCTCCCAGAGCCTGTGCCGGTCAAAAGGGCGGTGGGTATTGATGTGGGATTGGATAGGTTTCTCACCACCAGCGATGGGGAGGTGGTGCCTATCCCGCGGTACTACCGCCAAGCTCAAAAGCACTTGGCTCGACAGCAGCGGCAACTGAGCCGCAAAGTGAAGGGGTCCGCCAACTGGAAGAGACAAGCCACGAAAGTTGCTTGTTTGCAGTTGCACGTTGCCCGACAACGCAAAGCGTTCCACTACCAAGTGGCGCACTGGCTGGTGGGGCAATACGACCTGTTGGTGGTGGAGGATCTCAACGTCCGAGGGCTGGCACGGACTCGGTTGGCTAAATCGATTTTGGATGCGGCTTGGGGACAATTTCTTGACATTCTGACAGCAGTGGCGGTCAAACGCGGCAAACAGGTGTTGAGAGTGGATCCCCCTGGTACGTCCCAAAATTGTTGTGTTTGTGAGGAGCGTGTTCCCAAGACCTTGTCGGAACGGGTGCATGATTGCCCCCGTTGCGGGTCGTGGGACAGAGACTTGAACGCTGCTATCGAGATTTTGAAGCGAGGACTCAGGGCGGTGGGACTGCCGCTCTCTGGCTGTGGAGGATCCTGGTTTACCAGTCCGTTGAAGCAGCAACTCCGGGAAGTGATTCTCGGAAGCTCCCGTCTACAGCCCGTCAGGGCTTAG
- the tnpA gene encoding IS200/IS605-like element ISSoc3 family transposase: protein MVVAGQDPVLVGDNHETVLAFSAMSYNIGHRSVYSLQIHLVLVTKYRRRVITAPMLQRLEDIFRATCQKWRCSLVEFNGEADHVHLLVSFPPDVQVSKLVNNLKTVSSRLIRKEFATEVARFYSKPVFWTGAYFVASCGGVTVEELKKYVEQQATPRL, encoded by the coding sequence TTGGTCGTCGCTGGGCAGGATCCGGTACTCGTGGGTGATAATCATGAGACGGTTCTAGCATTTAGCGCAATGAGCTACAACATAGGCCATCGTTCTGTTTACAGCCTACAAATCCACTTGGTGCTGGTGACAAAGTACCGTCGTCGGGTGATAACTGCTCCAATGTTGCAGAGGCTGGAAGATATATTTCGAGCGACCTGCCAAAAGTGGCGCTGTTCCTTGGTGGAGTTCAACGGTGAGGCGGATCATGTGCATCTGTTGGTGAGTTTTCCGCCGGATGTTCAGGTCTCGAAGCTGGTGAACAACCTGAAAACAGTCTCCAGCCGGTTGATTCGCAAAGAGTTCGCCACAGAGGTGGCACGGTTCTACAGCAAGCCTGTATTTTGGACAGGGGCCTATTTTGTTGCCTCTTGTGGTGGGGTCACCGTTGAGGAGTTGAAGAAGTATGTCGAGCAGCAGGCAACGCCCAGATTGTGA